A segment of the Candidatus Microthrix subdominans genome:
AAGGAGCTGTACCAGCGCGACAAGGACTACCTGGTCGGCCAGGGTCAGGTGAAGATCGTTGACGAGTTCACCGGCCGCGTGCTTGAAGGCCGCCGCTGGTCGGAGGGCCTGCACCAGGCGGTCGAGGCCAAGGAGGGGGTGCGGATCAAGGAAGAGAACCAGACCCTGGCCACCGTCACGCTGCAGAACTACTTCCGCATGTACGAGAAGCTGGCCGGCATGACCGGCACGGCGGTGACCGAGGCCGCCGAGTTCATGAGCACCTACGGCATGCAGGTGGTCCCGATCCCCACCAACAAGCCGTTGGCCCGCAAGGACGAGGGCGATCTGATCTTCCGCGGGGAGATGGGCAAGTTCTCGGCGGTTGCCGACGACATCGAAGAGCGCATCGCCACCGGGCAGCCGGTGCTGGTGGGCACGGTCTCGGTCGAGAAGTCCGAGGTGCTGTCGCGCGAGCTTCAGAAGCGCGGGATCGCCCACGAGGTGCTCAACGCCAAGCAGCACACCCGTGAGGCCGAAGTGGTGGCCCAGGCCGGTCGCATCGGCGGGGTCACGGTCGCCACCAACATGGCCGGTCGGGGAGTGGACATCATCCTGGGCGGCAACCCGGAAGGCTTGGCCGAGCGTGACCTTGCCGGCGAGGACATCGATCCCGAGAGCGAGGAGGGACTGGCCTTCCTCGATGAACGACGGGCCCATTGGGCCGCCGAGGTCAAGGCCGAAGGCGACAAGGTGCGCGAGCTCGGCGGCCTGTACGTGCTGGGTACCGAACGCCACGAGAGCCGTCGGATCGATAACCAGCTGCGGGGCCGGGCCGGTCGCCAGGGTGACCCGGGTGAAAGCCGCTTCTATCTGTCCCTCGAGGACGAGCTGATGCGGATCTTCGCCACCGGGGCCATCCAGTTCGTGATGGGCAAGGACTGGCCCGAGGACGTGCCGATCGAGGCCAAGATGGTCACCAAGGCGATCGAGCGGGCACAGAACACCGTCGAGACGCGCAACGGTGAGATCCGCAAGAACGTGCTGAAGTACGACGAGGTGATGAACGAGCAGCGGAAGGTGATCTACCGTCGCCGGGACGAGGTGCTCGACGGTCTCGACCTGCGTGAAGAGGCCCTCGAGGCGTTGGCCGTCGCGCTCGACTCCACCATCCGCACCTACTGCGTGTCGGAGTTCTCCGAGGAATGGGACCTCAAGGGCCTGTTGTCAGAGATCGGCACCTTCTGGCCGACCGAGCTGACCGAGGCGACCCTCGACGAGGCGGTGTCGACCGACGAGCTGTACGACCTGCTGATGGGCGAGGCCAACGCCCAGTACCTGGCGCGGGAGGAAACCCTGGGCGAGGAGACGATGCGCGACATCGAGCGCCAGGTGATGCTGCGGATCATCGACGGGCGCTGGCGCGACCATCTTCGCGAGATGGACTACCTCGAGGACGGCATCGGCCTGCGGGCGATGGGCCAGCGCGACCCACTCACCGAGTGGCAGCGCGAGGGCTACGGCATGTTCGAGCAGTTGATCCATACGATCGCCCAGGAGTTCGTCAAGTACCTGATGCACGTCAACGTGGTGCGCGACGAGGTGCCGGAGGCTCAAGTGGGCAACATCGTCACCCAGGGCCCGACCGACCCCAGCGATGACTCGGGGACGCCGGCGATGGCGCTCATGGGGGGCGGCCAGGAGGAGGCGGACTCCGGCGACGGCGCCCAGGCCGCACCTGCGGAGCCGGAGGCTGCGCAGCCGGTGGTGAAGAGCGACTGGGACAAGACCCCGCGCAACGCGCCGTGCCCCTGCGGCAGCGGGAAGAAGTTTAAGAAGTGT
Coding sequences within it:
- the secA gene encoding preprotein translocase subunit SecA, encoding MGFLDKILRAGEGRKVRALSDLVPEIGALEPEMETLSDGDLSGRTTDFRNRLDNGEELDTLVIEAFAVVRETAKRVIGQRHYDVQLMGGAALHFGWIAEMKTGEGKTLVSTLPVYLNGLTGKGVHVVTVNEYLAKRDAEWMGQVHGFLGLDIGMVLPNQNDPVFKRSQYACDITYGTNNEFGFDYLRDNMSLSRGEQVQRGFNYCIVDEVDSILIDEARTPLIISGQVTDAAKLYYRFAAVVRALKRDVDYEVDEEKRQVAPLEPGIEKVEKALGVENLYDDPTANFVHQLTVALKAKELYQRDKDYLVGQGQVKIVDEFTGRVLEGRRWSEGLHQAVEAKEGVRIKEENQTLATVTLQNYFRMYEKLAGMTGTAVTEAAEFMSTYGMQVVPIPTNKPLARKDEGDLIFRGEMGKFSAVADDIEERIATGQPVLVGTVSVEKSEVLSRELQKRGIAHEVLNAKQHTREAEVVAQAGRIGGVTVATNMAGRGVDIILGGNPEGLAERDLAGEDIDPESEEGLAFLDERRAHWAAEVKAEGDKVRELGGLYVLGTERHESRRIDNQLRGRAGRQGDPGESRFYLSLEDELMRIFATGAIQFVMGKDWPEDVPIEAKMVTKAIERAQNTVETRNGEIRKNVLKYDEVMNEQRKVIYRRRDEVLDGLDLREEALEALAVALDSTIRTYCVSEFSEEWDLKGLLSEIGTFWPTELTEATLDEAVSTDELYDLLMGEANAQYLAREETLGEETMRDIERQVMLRIIDGRWRDHLREMDYLEDGIGLRAMGQRDPLTEWQREGYGMFEQLIHTIAQEFVKYLMHVNVVRDEVPEAQVGNIVTQGPTDPSDDSGTPAMALMGGGQEEADSGDGAQAAPAEPEAAQPVVKSDWDKTPRNAPCPCGSGKKFKKCHGAPAGAQ